From the Candidatus Peregrinibacteria bacterium genome, one window contains:
- a CDS encoding transposase, which translates to MLIAQHSEEESPLSGEFELDESYCGVKRVRGKRGRGAVGKTPIFRILKREGKISVAIVKKCNKEELLPIIQEKILEGSTIPYRWMESI; encoded by the coding sequence ATCTTAATCGCTCAACATTCTGAAGAAGAAAGTCCACTCTCCGGAGAGTTTGAACTCGATGAGAGTTATTGTGGAGTAAAAAGAGTCCGAGGAAAAAGAGGGAGAGGAGCAGTAGGAAAAACACCGATATTTAGAATACTGAAGCGAGAAGGAAAAATATCGGTGGCTATCGTAAAGAAATGTAACAAGGAAGAGCTGCTACCGATCATACAAGAGAAAATACTCGAAGGTTCTACGATCCCATACCGATGGATGGAGAGTATATGA